The following coding sequences lie in one Hippoglossus hippoglossus isolate fHipHip1 chromosome 14, fHipHip1.pri, whole genome shotgun sequence genomic window:
- the LOC117774667 gene encoding stromal interaction molecule 1-like, producing MARVCALLACMCVLSVRIGAHGVLDGSDHAHLDHHHLVSNGNTASDLCAIDRQLCEEENAVLSFEAICSIHKLMDDDADGTVDTTETDEFLREDLKYHDRKAKHRSFHGADLHISIEDMWSAWQSSPVYNWTVQQVEDWLLISVELPQYTETFRRHQLDGKSLPRLAVKNTTLTVLVLKISDRIHSQKLQLKALDIVLFGPPPGRQSWWKDLVLGVSVLMALCGCCFAYVQTRRSRDDLETLAKDLEGLQRAELSLLELQDKLQQAQEEQRCVQVEKVKVEEELRNKICSAKQEAQRLRELREGTENERSRQKYAEEELEQVRVALKKAERELESRVHWAPPDVLQKWLQLTHEVEVQYYNIKKQNAEKQLLQAREGAEKIKKKRSSLFGTFHVAHSSSLDDVDHKILSAKQALAEVTAALREKLHRWQQIESLTGFCLVHNPGLGALAAALNLDPSFLGLRPPTPQHLLLSDDLDDMDEDILSPGTLQYAAWQMDRRVSDLWPLSGIADTQSSWKHSAQSLMPLRQRTGDPALMFSSQRDITNRSDSDSSLPLSPGESRCLYSLKPLLLPSGLHPLQGQGSGLVGGLEKSSSLGELRSSAASVLASSCSTRSLCITPDRPVASSFASSCSSGRRSPVEEEVGDESSRSRRRTTFNKIFKKKQGRY from the exons atggcacgtgtgtgtgcgttgctggcgtgcatgtgcgtgctgAGTGTGCGTATTGGGGCTCACGGTGTATTGGACGGGAGTGACCACGCCCACCTGGACCACCATCACCTAGTTTCCAACGGCAACACAGCCTCAG ATCTGTGTGCGATAGACCGGCAGCTCTGTGAGGAGGAAAACGCCGTCCTGAGTTTCGAGGCGATCTGCAGCATCCACAAACTGATGGACGATGACGCCGACGGGACGGTGGACACAACTGAGACGGACGAG TTTCTGAGGGAGGATCTGAAATATCACGACCGGAAAGCCAAACACCGCAGCTTCCACGGAGCCGACCTGCACATCAGCATCGAGGACATGTGGAGCGCCTGGCAGAGCTCGCCAG TGTATAACTGGAcggtgcagcaggtggaggactGGCTGCTCATCAGTGTGGAGCTTCCTCAATACACAGAAACCTTCAGGAGGCACCAGCTGGACGGGAAGTCCTTACccag gctggcggtgaagaACACCACTCTGACCGTGTTGGTGCTGAAGATTTCAGACAGAATTCATTctcagaagctgcagctcaaagcTCTGGACATTGTTCTGTTCGGACCTCCGCCAG gcCGACAGAGCTGGTGGAAGGACCTGGTTCTGGGCGTGTCCGTCCTGATGGCGCTGTGCGGCTGCTGCTTCGCCTACGTCCAGACCAGGAGGTCCAGAGACGACCTGGAGACGCTGGCGAAGGACCTGGAGGGTCTGCAGAGGGCGGAGCTGAgtctgctggagctgcaggacaa GCTGCAGCAGGCTCAGGAGGAGCAGCGCTGCGTTCAGGTGGAgaaggtgaaggtggaggaggagctgaggaacaAGATCTGCTCGGCCAAACAGGAAGCTCAGCGGCTCCGAGAGCTCCGAGAGGGAACGGAGAACGAGAGGAGCCGACAGAAGTAcgcagaggaggagctggaacag gtaCGTGTGGCTTTGAAGAAGGCGGAGAGGGAGCTGGAGTCGCGGGTTCACTGGGCTCCTCCGGACGTTCTGCAGAAATGGCTCCAGCTGACGCACGAGGTGGAAGTTCAGTATTATAACATCAAGAAACAGAACGCAGAGAAACAGCTACTGCAGGCCAGGGAGGgg GCAGAGAAGatcaagaagaagaggagttctCTGTTCGGGACGTTTCACGTCGCTCACAGCTCGTCGCTGGACGACGTCGACCACAAGATCTTGTCGGCCAA ACAGGCGCTGGCGGAGGTGACGGCGGCGTTACGGGAGAAACTCCACCGCTGGCAGCAGATCGAGTCTCTGACTGGTTTCTGTTTGGTCCACAACCCGGGTCTCGGAGCGCTGGCGGCCGCCCTCAACCTGGACCCGTCCTTCCTCGGCCTGCGACCTCCGACCCCGCAGCACCTCCTGCTCTCCGACGACCTCGACGACATGGACGAGGACATCCTGTCTCCTGGGACGCTGCAGT ATGCAGCGTGGCAGATGGACCGGCGAGTGAGCGACCTCTGGCCCCTGAGTGGCATCGCAGACACACAGTCGTCATGGAAACACTCTG ctcagagtctGATGCCCTTGCGACAGCGGACGGGAGACCCCGCTCTGATGTTCAGCTCTCAGAG AGACATTACGAACCGCTCAGACTCTGactcctccctcccactctctcccgGCGAATCTCGATGTCTGTACAGCCTCAAGCCCCTCCTCCTGCCCTCTGggctccaccccctgcaggGTCAGGGCTCTGGGCTCGTCGGAGGCCTGGAGAAGAGCTCCAGCCTCGGGGAGCTGAGGAGCAGCGCTGCCTCCGTCctcgcctcctcctgctccacccGCTCCCTCTGCATCACGCCAGACCGCCCCGTCGCCTCCTCCTTTGCCTCGTCCTGCTCGTCGGGCAGGAGGAGCCCCGTGGAGGAGGAAGTAGGCGACGAGTCGTCCAGAAGCCGGAGGAGAACCACGTTCAATAAGATCTTTAAGAAGAAGCAGGGACGTTATTGA
- the pgap2 gene encoding post-GPI attachment to proteins factor 2 — protein sequence MLQGPYGSLDRDRPLIRLPFTSFAVATVLLPLTGLIACLFISLVYHYEDATYTHCHVSNYLPSISAAISRMPERYIWRCCIGLHSAPRYLVAVAYFNFYRSRFAKRLLELLLSGLVLLCSLTENTGLLLLTYVSSTETYSLHKNGFIVFAVSSLLHMLITCWLWQVIRRYCVNPEEVTSYQWKVRLFLFNVSCCLAAAYFFRRHNKFCETGVYTLFALFEYLVVFSNMAFHMTAFWDFGSKEVIVATPPEDKRY from the exons ATGCTCCAGGGCCCATACGGCAGCCTGGACCGGGACCGGCCCCTCATCCGGCTGCCCTTCACCAGCTTCGCTGTGGCCACGGTTCTGCTCCCGCTGACCGGCCTCATCGCCTGCCTCTTCATCTCACTCGTGTACCACTATGAAGACGCTACGTATACACACTGTCAC GTGTCAAACTACCTCCCGTCCATCAGCGCCGCCATCAGCCGCATGCCGGAGCGCTACATCTGGCGCTGTTGCATCGgccttcactctgcaccacgCTACCTGGTGGCCGTCGCCTATTTCAACTTCTACCGCAGCCGCTTTGCCAAGAggctcctggagctgctgctcagcGGACTggttctcctctgcagcctcaccgAGAACACgggcctgctgctgctcacataCGTGTCGTCCACGGAAACGTACA gtctCCATAAAAACGGATTCATCGTGTTTGCAGTGAGCTCGCTGCTGCACATGCTCATTACGTGCTGGCTGTGGCAGGTGATCAGGAGATACTGTGTGAACCCAGAG gaagtgacatcatacCAATGGAAGGTGCGTCTCTTCCTGTTTAACGTCAGCTGTTGTCTGGCTGCAGCGTACTTCTTCAGACGCCACAACAAGTTCTGTGAGACCGGAG tctaCACCCTGTTCGCCCTCTTTGAATACCTGGTGGTCTTCTCCAACATGGCCTTCCACATGACGGCCTTCTGGGACTTTGGGAGCAAGGAGGTGATAGTGGCCACGCCCCCTGAAGACAAACGATACTGA